The window AGCGGGTGTCCCATGGGTATAAAATATTTTGTGGACCGCGGACACCGGCGGTCGAGACCTGTGCCTCCTTCGCGTAGTTACGAAACCACTCCCAGAGGTTCAAACGCTCAATCAGTTCCTTATCAAGTTGGAACGTGAAGGCATTTGGTTCATCTTGCGGAAAAAGAGGGGATTTGATGGCATCCGGCGTGTTTTGTTCAACCACGGCGAAAAGCTGCTGTTCGGTGAGGTCCCTCTTATGGCGATAACTCTCGTCAACTGTGATAATCATTTTTTTAATTTACCTTGCGGAGAAGTAGCGGGGGTTAAGACTATTAGATCCGTTCCTGAAATCCGCCTGCGCCTGCTTCGCAGTGAGAATGCAGGCTATTGTTTTTGAATTTTCAAAGTATGAACATGTTATCACATTTCCGTATTTTTTTCAAATCTGAATTTTGGATGCCCGCAGATTCCGACCAGTAGAGAATGGGGTTTTATATGTGGTAGAACGGGGCTGGATTCGCATCAAGTCTGACCGCAAAAACATTGACATCCTCGTGGAATTGGTATATTCTTAACGTGAGTTCGATAAATGTTTTGAGAGGTTGTGGATTATCAACGCATCTTTGACTTCAGGAAGTTCGTGTAAGTTCAGCGATGGTTTTTCTCAAAATATGTGTAAGCAATCAAAGCAGACACTATTTGGAAAATGGTCGGCTTTATCATATTTCTTTCGCCTTTTTTAAGATTATGCACCTTTTCGACCCTAAAATTGCGTCTTTAACGGTCAAAGGGTTCTTTTCTTACGTCGAATTTACCTTATACTTAAAGTTGTAATAACGGATTTTATGTTCTTTTTCTGCTTCGGAGGATAATTTGATGAGAAATCCGTATGTATCGTTCCTTTTCGCATTAAGCTGCGCGGTGTTATACGCGAGCACTTGTCCTGTGTTCGCAAAAGCCCCCACAACAGCGAAAATAGCGTTCTCATCGTGGCGTCATAGGAATCTGGACATTTATCTCATGAATCCCGATGGCAGCGAGGAAGTCCGCCTTACCCACCATCTCGCAAGGGATGGGGGTCCGAAGTGGTCTCCGAGCGGCGACAGGATTATATTTAGCTCTGACCGAGACGGGGCTCCAGGAGACTGGGATCTGTATCTAATGGATGCCGATGGATCAAATGTGCAGCGAGTGTTCAAAAAGGAATCGGCGAGGACCAGTCCAACATGGTCGCCGGATGGCAAACAGATTGCTTATAGCCGCTGGGAGCAGGGAAAGTCCTTTATCTATATCGCATCAATAGACGGTAAAAAAGAAGAACGTATAGCACTTGGCAGTCAACCCGCGTGGTCGCCTGACGGGACAGAGATAGCCTTTATTGAAGTGTTAGACGTGCGGACGCGTAAACACAAGTTCTTTTTTCCGCCCAAGGAACCCGCGTGGGTTCGGCATCATGCTTGGTCTCCAGAGGGAGATAGACTGGCGTTTGCGTGGTATAATCGCATTGAACTTCGGCAAGAGGACTTTAAACTGGAGACTATCTATATTGTCAATCGCGATGGCACAGGGCTTCAACAAATTATTGAGGAAGGGAAGCGAGCCGTAGAGCCAGTATGGTCTCCACGAGGAGATGCGCTGCTTTATAGTCAACTGGATAAGAATGATATGCAGCAAATCTTCAAAGTTACGTTAGCAATCCCAGCTTCCCGAATTTTGCAAGGGACTGGTTCGATCCAGCCTTCGCATTGCCGGTGGCACCGCAACCCCAATTGGCAACAGAGATATGGGGACGATTAAAGCAATAGTCGTCTACACTCTTAAGTTTGCCTCGTGGAGGGGATACTGATGAAATATAAACGTTTTTTTCTATCTGCTGCCGTGATGGTTAGTTTACTAAGCGTAGGCGTTTCTGGGATATGTTCAAAAGTGCCTACCACAGCTAAAGTTGTATTTACTTCAGTGCGTGACGGCAATCGCGAAATTTATATGATGAATCCTGATGGGAGCGATCAGGTGAGGCTGACCAACCATCGTGCA of the Candidatus Poribacteria bacterium genome contains:
- a CDS encoding PD40 domain-containing protein, whose protein sequence is MRNPYVSFLFALSCAVLYASTCPVFAKAPTTAKIAFSSWRHRNLDIYLMNPDGSEEVRLTHHLARDGGPKWSPSGDRIIFSSDRDGAPGDWDLYLMDADGSNVQRVFKKESARTSPTWSPDGKQIAYSRWEQGKSFIYIASIDGKKEERIALGSQPAWSPDGTEIAFIEVLDVRTRKHKFFFPPKEPAWVRHHAWSPEGDRLAFAWYNRIELRQEDFKLETIYIVNRDGTGLQQIIEEGKRAVEPVWSPRGDALLYSQLDKNDMQQIFKVTLAIPASRILQGTGSIQPSHCRWHRNPNWQQRYGDD